A window from Pangasianodon hypophthalmus isolate fPanHyp1 chromosome 4, fPanHyp1.pri, whole genome shotgun sequence encodes these proteins:
- the LOC117597079 gene encoding uncharacterized protein LOC117597079, whose amino-acid sequence MSLPPSRIFEEGSENHKTLQQPKPQPPEPQPLKLQPQQPKPQPPEPQQPKPQPSEPQSLKPQSPEPQSPKPQPPEPQPTEPQQPKLQPPEPQQPEPQ is encoded by the coding sequence ATGAGCCTACCTCCCTCCAGGATATTTGAGGAAGGGTCTGAGAATCATAAAACACTACAACAACCCAAACCACAACCACCAGAACCACAGCCACTCAaactacaaccacaacaacCCAAGCCACAGCCACCCGAACCACAACAACCCAAACCCCAGCCATCTGAACCACAATCACTGAAACCACAATCACCCGAACCACAATCACCCAAACCACAACCACCCGAACCCCAGCCAACCGAACCACAGCAACCCAAACTCCAGCCACCTGAACCACAACAACCCGAACCACAATAA